A DNA window from Clavibacter sepedonicus contains the following coding sequences:
- a CDS encoding ABC transporter permease, whose protein sequence is MTAIRPGREDVRGSGTGVPDDDGTDVAGGASVARPASGRATGRSLLRVAMGLVVPAIVVGLWVVVTATGVVPPHLLPAPLDMVRAGVQLAEQGILGQYVAISLQRVLLGFALGATVGLVLGAVVGLSRVGRLLLAPTAGAFRTVPSLAWVPLLLLWMGINEDSKVTLVAIGALFPVYTTVAGALRHVDPHLVEAGRAFGLTRIPLLVTVQLPAVLPAVVSGLRLALAQSWLFLVAAELLAASMGLGYLLTESSANGRVDRVLLAIVLLAVLGAVTDAVVGLVERVLVRRWG, encoded by the coding sequence ATGACCGCGATCCGGCCCGGGCGGGAGGACGTCCGCGGCTCCGGGACCGGCGTCCCGGACGACGACGGCACCGACGTCGCGGGCGGCGCCAGCGTCGCCCGCCCCGCCTCGGGGCGCGCGACCGGCCGCTCGCTCCTCCGGGTCGCCATGGGCCTCGTGGTCCCCGCCATCGTGGTCGGGCTCTGGGTGGTCGTCACCGCCACGGGCGTGGTCCCGCCGCACCTGCTCCCCGCGCCGCTCGACATGGTGCGCGCCGGCGTGCAGCTCGCCGAGCAGGGGATCCTCGGGCAGTACGTCGCCATCTCGCTGCAGCGCGTGCTGCTCGGCTTCGCGCTCGGTGCCACGGTCGGCCTCGTCCTCGGCGCCGTCGTCGGCCTGTCGCGCGTCGGCCGGCTCCTCCTCGCGCCGACCGCGGGCGCGTTCCGCACCGTGCCGTCGCTCGCGTGGGTGCCCCTGCTCCTGCTCTGGATGGGGATCAACGAGGACTCCAAGGTCACGCTCGTCGCCATCGGCGCGCTGTTCCCCGTGTACACGACGGTCGCGGGCGCGCTCCGGCACGTGGACCCGCACCTCGTGGAGGCAGGGCGCGCGTTCGGGCTCACGCGGATCCCGCTGCTGGTCACCGTGCAGCTGCCCGCCGTGCTGCCCGCTGTGGTCTCGGGCCTCCGGCTCGCGCTCGCGCAGTCGTGGCTGTTCCTCGTGGCGGCGGAGCTGCTCGCCGCGTCGATGGGGCTCGGGTACCTGCTCACGGAGTCCTCGGCGAACGGGCGCGTCGACCGGGTGCTGCTCGCGATCGTGCTGCTGGCGGTGCTCGGCGCCGTCACCGACGCCGTCGTGGGCCTCGTGGAGCGGGTGCTCGTGCGCCGTTGGGGCTAA
- a CDS encoding aliphatic sulfonate ABC transporter substrate-binding protein has product MTRLLPRRSIPALALASAAAMLLAGCSAGEGSSVAPAAGASADPAGWSADALTLDWATYNPLSLIVKDQGLVEKRLGSDVKVDWVQSAGSNKANELLRAGAVDVGSTAGSAALLARANGSPIRTIDVYSQPEWTAIVVPKGSPITSVDQLRGADIAATKGTDPYFFLLQTLEQAGIPASDVTIQNLQHADGRAALENGSVDAWAGLDPLMAASEAEAGSTLLYRNVDFATYGFLNATQSFLDASPDLAQAVVDSYEEARAWAVAHPDETAAILAQAAAIDPAVASTVIDRTNLGVDPVPGAAQRSVLERVGPILVASGDVPDQGKVDEALDELFEPRFAEAADPASGSAG; this is encoded by the coding sequence GTGACCCGTCTCCTGCCCCGCAGATCCATCCCCGCCCTCGCGCTCGCGAGCGCCGCCGCGATGCTCCTCGCCGGATGCTCCGCGGGGGAGGGCTCGTCCGTCGCCCCCGCCGCCGGCGCGTCCGCGGATCCCGCGGGCTGGAGCGCCGACGCGCTCACCCTCGACTGGGCGACCTACAACCCGCTGAGCCTCATCGTGAAGGACCAGGGCCTCGTGGAGAAGCGGCTCGGGTCGGACGTGAAGGTCGACTGGGTGCAGAGCGCGGGATCCAACAAGGCCAACGAGCTGCTGCGCGCGGGTGCCGTCGACGTGGGATCCACCGCCGGGTCCGCCGCGCTCCTCGCCCGGGCCAACGGCTCGCCCATCCGCACCATCGACGTGTACTCGCAGCCCGAGTGGACCGCGATCGTCGTGCCGAAGGGGTCGCCCATCACGAGCGTCGACCAGCTCCGCGGCGCCGACATCGCCGCGACGAAGGGCACCGACCCCTACTTCTTCCTGCTCCAGACGCTCGAGCAGGCGGGCATCCCCGCCTCCGACGTCACCATCCAGAACCTCCAGCACGCCGACGGCCGTGCCGCGCTCGAGAACGGCTCGGTCGACGCGTGGGCCGGGCTCGACCCGCTCATGGCCGCGAGCGAGGCCGAGGCGGGATCCACGCTGCTGTACCGGAACGTGGACTTCGCGACGTACGGGTTCCTCAACGCCACGCAGTCGTTCCTCGACGCGTCGCCCGACCTCGCGCAGGCCGTCGTCGACTCCTACGAGGAGGCGCGAGCCTGGGCCGTCGCGCACCCCGACGAGACGGCCGCGATCCTGGCGCAGGCCGCGGCGATCGACCCGGCCGTCGCATCGACCGTCATCGACCGCACGAACCTGGGCGTCGATCCCGTGCCCGGTGCCGCGCAGCGGTCCGTGCTGGAGCGCGTCGGCCCGATCCTCGTGGCCTCTGGCGACGTCCCCGACCAGGGGAAGGTCGACGAAGCGCTCGACGAGCTGTTCGAGCCGCGGTTCGCCGAGGCCGCCGATCCCGCCTCGGGGTCGGCCGGATGA
- a CDS encoding ABC transporter ATP-binding protein translates to MSVVSSARAASAAAPLVPAEASAASPAGSIELRGVGRSFAGDGSRARRTVLRDVDLDLAAGDVVAVLGPSGCGKSTLLRQVSGLDRPDTGSIRIDGTPVRDVDQRSAVAFQEPRLLPWRTIRANVRLGLPRDVPRAEGDARVEDLLELTGLAEAADLRPRQVSGGMAQRASLARALARRPRVLVLDEPFGALDALTRLRMQDLLLDVHAAIPTTVLLVTHDVDEALHLADRVVLLGPDPAPGAAPGATVRRLLEVPGARPRDRGDATLAALRAELLEGLGVPGHRAR, encoded by the coding sequence ATGTCCGTCGTCTCCTCTGCCCGTGCCGCATCCGCCGCCGCTCCCCTCGTTCCCGCGGAGGCGTCCGCCGCGTCGCCTGCCGGGTCGATCGAGCTCCGCGGGGTCGGCAGGTCGTTCGCCGGCGACGGATCCCGCGCCAGGCGCACCGTGCTGCGCGACGTGGACCTCGACCTCGCCGCGGGCGACGTCGTCGCCGTCCTCGGGCCGTCCGGCTGCGGGAAGTCGACCCTCCTCCGCCAGGTGAGCGGGCTCGACCGGCCCGACACCGGATCCATCCGCATCGACGGCACTCCCGTGCGCGACGTCGACCAGCGGTCCGCCGTCGCGTTCCAGGAGCCGCGGCTGCTGCCGTGGCGCACCATCCGCGCGAACGTGCGTCTCGGCCTGCCCCGCGACGTGCCGCGCGCCGAGGGCGACGCCCGCGTCGAGGACCTCCTCGAGCTCACCGGCCTCGCCGAGGCCGCCGACCTCCGTCCCCGGCAGGTCTCCGGCGGCATGGCCCAGCGCGCCTCGCTCGCCCGCGCGCTCGCCCGGCGGCCCCGCGTCCTCGTGCTCGACGAGCCCTTCGGGGCGCTGGACGCCCTCACGCGCCTCCGCATGCAGGACCTGCTGCTCGACGTGCACGCCGCGATCCCGACCACGGTCCTCCTCGTCACGCACGACGTGGACGAGGCCCTGCACCTCGCCGACCGCGTGGTGCTGCTCGGGCCGGATCCCGCGCCGGGCGCCGCCCCCGGCGCGACCGTCCGCCGTCTCCTCGAGGTGCCGGGCGCCCGCCCGCGCGACCGCGGGGACGCGACCCTCGCCGCCCTCCGCGCCGAGCTGCTCGAGGGGCTCGGCGTCCCGGGCCACCGGGCACGCTGA
- a CDS encoding lamin tail domain-containing protein — MTSTVTRLTTLAAALAFATVGAVGIPAAHAATPTSSVRINEIESDGGDPGDWVELTDAGTATADLGGYVLTDDDPTHRYVIPGGTRVEPGRFLVIEEAANRSSGFDFGLGSADSVRLLAPDGTVIDEHSWTHHSPTTLGRIPDGTGSFGDTARATKGAPNAAPLPLATRPWPGSPALTPVDSTAAFTGSLSGLDIEPSGTAAPGVLWGVENDAGTLYRLLAQPDGSRRSDPSPAWRDGRTLRFPDGTGTVDAEGVTVAHDSSAGGVYVASERDEDRPTVSRPSVLRYDVSGPATTLAATDEWDLADDLPGLGANSGPEGVTWIPDAFLTAHRFVDARTGRAYRPSDYPGHGGGLFLVGVEGTASVYAYALMPGGTHALIATIPTPFAVVADVQFDRDLGAMWVACDDACAGRTALYTIDASGVFAREAAFEAPADADPALQDEGFAIDTVATCVNGSRATYYADGADTDGHSLRRGSYRCASRAAPASRDPGARGAGGSPGLLAKTGGPAADAGMTALGALLVVLGAGAMCVARVLRRRVAV, encoded by the coding sequence ATGACCTCGACCGTCACGCGCCTCACAACCCTCGCCGCGGCCCTCGCCTTCGCGACGGTGGGGGCAGTCGGCATCCCCGCAGCTCACGCCGCGACGCCCACGTCTTCCGTGCGGATCAACGAGATCGAGTCGGACGGCGGCGATCCGGGTGACTGGGTCGAGCTGACGGACGCCGGCACGGCGACCGCCGATCTCGGCGGCTACGTCCTCACGGACGACGACCCGACCCATCGCTACGTCATCCCCGGCGGCACGCGCGTCGAGCCAGGGCGGTTCCTCGTGATCGAGGAGGCGGCTAACAGGTCATCCGGCTTCGACTTCGGCCTGGGGTCCGCCGACTCCGTGCGCCTGCTGGCCCCCGACGGCACGGTGATCGACGAGCACAGCTGGACGCACCACTCGCCGACGACGCTCGGCCGGATCCCGGACGGCACGGGCTCCTTCGGCGACACGGCGCGCGCGACAAAGGGTGCGCCGAACGCCGCCCCGCTGCCTCTCGCGACGCGACCGTGGCCGGGCTCGCCCGCTCTCACCCCGGTGGACAGCACGGCCGCCTTCACCGGCAGCCTGAGCGGCCTCGACATCGAGCCGTCCGGCACGGCTGCCCCCGGCGTCCTCTGGGGCGTCGAGAACGATGCGGGCACGCTCTACCGGCTGCTCGCGCAGCCGGACGGGTCACGCCGGTCGGACCCGTCGCCAGCGTGGCGGGACGGCCGCACGCTCCGCTTTCCGGATGGCACGGGGACCGTCGATGCCGAGGGCGTGACCGTCGCCCACGACTCCTCCGCTGGCGGGGTCTACGTGGCGTCCGAGCGCGACGAGGACCGGCCGACGGTGAGCCGGCCCTCCGTGCTGCGGTACGACGTGTCAGGTCCGGCCACGACGCTCGCCGCGACCGATGAGTGGGACCTGGCAGACGATCTGCCGGGCCTCGGCGCGAACTCGGGCCCGGAGGGCGTCACGTGGATCCCGGACGCTTTCCTCACCGCGCACCGCTTCGTCGACGCGCGCACCGGCCGCGCGTACCGGCCGTCGGACTACCCCGGCCATGGGGGCGGGCTCTTCCTCGTGGGCGTCGAGGGCACGGCCTCCGTATACGCGTACGCGCTGATGCCGGGCGGGACCCACGCGCTCATCGCGACGATCCCGACGCCATTCGCGGTGGTCGCCGACGTGCAGTTCGACCGGGACCTCGGTGCGATGTGGGTCGCCTGCGATGATGCGTGCGCGGGGCGGACGGCGCTGTACACCATCGATGCATCGGGCGTGTTCGCACGGGAGGCCGCCTTCGAGGCCCCCGCGGACGCGGATCCGGCGCTCCAAGACGAAGGGTTCGCGATCGACACGGTGGCGACGTGCGTGAACGGATCCCGAGCGACGTACTACGCGGACGGCGCCGACACCGACGGGCACTCCCTGCGCCGGGGGTCGTACCGATGCGCGTCGCGGGCCGCCCCAGCGAGCAGGGATCCTGGCGCGCGCGGCGCGGGCGGATCGCCCGGGCTGCTCGCGAAGACCGGCGGCCCGGCCGCGGACGCGGGGATGACGGCCCTCGGCGCGCTGCTCGTCGTCCTTGGCGCGGGAGCGATGTGCGTGGCGCGCGTGCTCCGGCGGCGCGTGGCGGTATGA
- the nusB gene encoding transcription antitermination factor NusB gives MSARTKARKRALDVLYVADIRGESIPATLAVEQQRAAAEPDRQASWAYAREIAEGFVEHQDEIDELIETYSVNWTLARMPAVDRAILRIGIWEILFNADVPDGVAISESVDLASSLSTDESASFVNGMLARIAAAQA, from the coding sequence GTGAGCGCACGCACCAAGGCGCGCAAGCGCGCCCTCGACGTCCTCTACGTCGCGGACATCCGCGGCGAGTCCATCCCCGCGACCCTCGCGGTCGAGCAGCAGCGCGCCGCGGCCGAGCCCGACCGGCAGGCGTCTTGGGCATACGCGCGCGAGATCGCCGAGGGGTTCGTCGAGCACCAGGACGAGATCGACGAGCTCATCGAGACGTACTCGGTGAACTGGACGCTCGCCCGCATGCCCGCCGTCGACCGCGCGATCCTGCGCATCGGCATCTGGGAGATCCTCTTCAACGCCGACGTGCCCGACGGCGTCGCGATCTCGGAGAGCGTCGACCTCGCATCGTCCCTGTCCACGGACGAGTCGGCCTCGTTCGTGAACGGCATGCTGGCGCGGATCGCGGCGGCGCAGGCCTAG
- the efp gene encoding elongation factor P, whose product MASTADIKNGVVLNMDGQLWTVIEFQHVKPGKGGAFVRTKVKNVMSGKVVDRTFNAGAKIETETVDRRDFQYLYADGENFVFMDTSDYDQITLSAAQVGDAKNFMLENQDVTVALHNGEGLYVELPASVVLTITYTEPGLQGDRSTGGTKPATVETGHQIQVPLFLEQGTRVKVDTRTGDYLGRVTD is encoded by the coding sequence ATGGCCTCTACCGCTGACATCAAGAACGGCGTCGTCCTCAACATGGACGGCCAGCTGTGGACCGTCATCGAGTTCCAGCACGTCAAGCCGGGCAAGGGCGGCGCGTTCGTGCGCACCAAGGTCAAGAACGTGATGAGCGGCAAGGTCGTCGACCGCACGTTCAACGCGGGCGCGAAGATCGAGACCGAGACGGTCGACCGCCGGGACTTCCAGTACCTCTACGCCGACGGCGAGAACTTCGTGTTCATGGACACGAGCGACTACGACCAGATCACGCTGTCCGCCGCGCAGGTCGGCGACGCGAAGAACTTCATGCTCGAGAACCAGGACGTCACCGTGGCGCTGCACAACGGCGAGGGGCTCTACGTCGAGCTGCCCGCGTCGGTCGTGCTCACCATCACGTACACGGAGCCGGGCCTGCAGGGCGACCGCTCGACGGGCGGCACCAAGCCCGCGACGGTCGAGACCGGGCACCAGATCCAGGTCCCGCTCTTCCTCGAGCAGGGCACGCGCGTCAAGGTGGACACCCGCACGGGCGACTACCTCGGCCGCGTCACCGACTGA
- a CDS encoding type II 3-dehydroquinate dehydratase, protein MTRVLVLNGPNLGRLGSREPDVYGTGSLDDLRRELVAFAPDDVEIDLRQTDDEATLIGWLHEAVDARTPVIMNPAAFTHYSYALRDAAALVTKAGILLIEVHISNPHAREEFRHQSVISPVATGVIAGLGQGSYLLALAHVVTGTR, encoded by the coding sequence ATGACACGCGTGCTCGTCCTCAACGGCCCCAACCTCGGACGGCTCGGCAGCCGCGAGCCCGACGTGTACGGCACGGGATCCCTCGACGACCTCCGCCGCGAGCTCGTCGCGTTCGCGCCCGACGACGTCGAGATCGACCTGCGGCAGACCGACGACGAGGCGACCCTCATCGGCTGGCTTCATGAGGCCGTCGACGCCCGGACCCCCGTGATCATGAACCCCGCCGCCTTCACGCACTACTCGTACGCGCTCCGCGACGCCGCGGCGCTCGTGACGAAGGCCGGCATCCTCCTCATCGAGGTGCACATCTCCAACCCGCACGCGCGGGAGGAGTTCCGGCACCAGAGCGTCATCTCGCCCGTCGCCACGGGCGTCATCGCGGGCCTCGGGCAGGGGTCCTACCTCCTGGCCCTCGCGCACGTCGTGACCGGCACCCGTTAG
- a CDS encoding IS481-like element IS1121 family transposase, translating to MSHGNARLTVHGRVLLVRRVVEDRRPVAHVARELGVSRQCAHRWVNRFRAEGLRGLTDRSSRPRSVPRRTSPERERAVLEARAQLRAGPARLAPVTGVPSRTISRILRRHGAPPLAWLDPVTGAVIRASRSTAHRYEHEHPGDLIHVDVKKLGRIPDGGGWRVHGRSEQVRGRGIGFDYVHAAVDDHTRLAYAEIHPDEKGATAAGFLTRAAAYFAGRGITRIERVITDNAFAYRHSTAFKNAVQDLGARQKFIRPHCPWQNGKVERFNRTLATEWAYRQPFTSNQHRADALDPFIEHYNTERIHSSHGLTPAARVSPTS from the coding sequence ATGTCCCACGGTAATGCTCGTCTGACGGTTCACGGGAGGGTTCTCCTCGTGCGGCGGGTGGTGGAGGATCGTCGGCCGGTCGCGCACGTCGCGCGGGAGCTGGGGGTGTCGCGGCAGTGCGCGCATCGATGGGTGAACCGGTTCCGTGCCGAGGGGCTGCGAGGGCTGACGGATCGGTCATCGCGGCCCCGGTCAGTACCGAGGCGAACGAGCCCGGAGCGGGAACGGGCCGTGCTGGAAGCGCGGGCCCAGTTGCGGGCGGGTCCTGCGCGGCTGGCGCCGGTGACAGGTGTTCCATCCCGTACGATCTCCCGCATCCTGCGCCGGCACGGGGCGCCGCCGTTGGCATGGTTGGACCCCGTCACCGGGGCCGTGATCCGGGCATCCCGGTCAACGGCGCACCGGTATGAGCACGAGCATCCGGGTGATCTGATCCACGTGGACGTGAAGAAGCTCGGGAGGATCCCGGACGGAGGCGGCTGGCGGGTCCACGGGCGCAGCGAGCAGGTCCGCGGCCGCGGGATCGGGTTCGATTACGTCCATGCCGCGGTCGATGACCACACCCGTCTCGCCTACGCGGAGATCCATCCCGATGAGAAAGGCGCGACCGCGGCCGGGTTCCTGACCCGCGCAGCGGCGTACTTCGCCGGGCGCGGGATCACCCGGATCGAGCGGGTCATCACGGACAACGCGTTCGCCTACCGGCACTCGACCGCGTTCAAGAACGCCGTCCAGGACCTGGGCGCGCGGCAGAAGTTCATCCGCCCGCACTGCCCCTGGCAGAACGGCAAGGTCGAGCGCTTCAACCGGACCCTCGCGACCGAGTGGGCCTACCGGCAACCCTTCACCAGCAACCAACACCGGGCCGACGCGCTTGACCCCTTCATCGAGCACTACAACACTGAACGAATCCACTCAAGCCACGGGCTCACGCCCGCGGCCCGAGTGTCACCAACGTCATGA
- a CDS encoding thiamine-phosphate kinase, which produces MTTPGTPSDADPTDGGSGRSRVDAADVPTDGPADDDATLGSAGELATLARILPHLPEADDAEVGPGDDCAVVRAPDGRFVITTDMMIEGPDFRLAWSTPHDLGRRAATSNLADVAAMGARPTALLVAIAAPAGTRVAELEALADGLREGCRLQAPGCGVVGGDLSVSDALVITVTATGDLEGRGPVLRSGARPGDVVAVAGTLGMAAAGVRLLFDEARSPDADGVPVPDAALARTLRVSHPAAVEAQLAPVAPLTAGVDAARAGATAMLDVSDGLLLDLGRMARASGVGIDLGSAALADDARRVAAAHPSPPPAALDLVLTGGEDHALVAAFPAGAALPDPFRAIGVVAHAGPDGPAVTVDGAPYAGPQTALGGWDPYADWDGAR; this is translated from the coding sequence GTGACGACTCCTGGGACGCCCTCCGACGCGGATCCGACCGACGGGGGCTCCGGACGGAGCCGCGTCGACGCGGCCGACGTCCCGACCGACGGCCCGGCCGACGACGACGCGACGCTCGGGAGCGCGGGCGAGCTCGCGACACTGGCGCGGATCCTCCCGCACCTGCCCGAGGCGGACGACGCCGAGGTGGGCCCGGGCGACGACTGCGCGGTCGTGCGCGCCCCGGACGGCCGGTTCGTGATCACCACCGACATGATGATCGAGGGCCCCGACTTCCGCCTCGCCTGGTCGACGCCGCACGACCTCGGGCGGCGCGCCGCGACCTCGAACCTGGCCGACGTGGCCGCCATGGGCGCCCGGCCCACCGCGCTCCTCGTGGCCATCGCCGCCCCCGCGGGCACGCGCGTCGCCGAGCTCGAGGCCCTCGCCGACGGGCTCCGCGAGGGCTGCCGCCTCCAGGCCCCCGGCTGCGGCGTCGTGGGCGGTGACCTGTCCGTCTCGGACGCGCTGGTGATCACGGTCACGGCCACGGGCGACCTCGAGGGGCGCGGTCCCGTGCTGCGCTCGGGGGCCCGACCCGGCGACGTGGTCGCGGTGGCCGGCACGCTCGGCATGGCCGCGGCCGGCGTCCGGCTCCTGTTCGACGAGGCCAGGAGCCCCGACGCGGACGGCGTGCCCGTGCCCGACGCCGCCCTCGCCCGGACGCTCCGGGTGTCCCACCCGGCCGCGGTGGAGGCGCAGCTGGCGCCGGTCGCGCCGCTCACGGCGGGGGTCGACGCGGCGCGCGCCGGGGCGACCGCCATGCTCGACGTCTCCGACGGCCTCCTCCTCGACCTCGGCCGCATGGCCCGCGCGAGCGGCGTGGGCATCGACCTCGGATCCGCCGCCCTCGCCGACGACGCGCGCCGCGTCGCCGCCGCGCACCCGTCGCCGCCGCCCGCGGCGCTCGACCTCGTGCTCACCGGGGGAGAGGACCACGCGCTGGTCGCGGCGTTCCCGGCGGGCGCGGCGCTGCCGGATCCGTTCCGCGCGATCGGCGTGGTCGCGCACGCCGGTCCCGACGGTCCGGCCGTGACGGTCGATGGCGCGCCGTACGCCGGGCCGCAGACGGCGCTCGGCGGGTGGGATCCCTACGCGGACTGGGACGGGGCGCGCTAG
- a CDS encoding DUF3515 domain-containing protein: MTPRRPARALRTAAAAAACGIALLLAGCSPTVSLEAAPGATDPLCADVVVHLPATLGTAPLRETDAQGTGAWGDPQSTVILRCGVATPGPTTDACISYDDVDWVEDDSRAPDIRYTTYGRTPAVEVVIDSTQASYTALTDLSGVVAVIPQTAKCVSAQDLGDAPPPGS; this comes from the coding sequence ATGACTCCCCGCCGCCCCGCCCGCGCCCTGCGCACCGCCGCCGCAGCCGCCGCGTGCGGCATCGCCCTCCTCCTCGCCGGCTGCTCCCCCACGGTCTCGCTCGAGGCCGCGCCCGGCGCGACGGACCCGCTCTGCGCCGACGTGGTCGTCCACCTCCCCGCCACGCTCGGCACCGCGCCGCTGCGCGAGACCGACGCGCAGGGCACGGGCGCATGGGGCGACCCGCAGAGCACCGTGATCCTCCGCTGCGGCGTCGCGACGCCCGGCCCCACCACGGACGCGTGCATCAGCTACGACGACGTCGACTGGGTCGAGGACGACTCGCGCGCCCCCGACATCCGGTACACGACCTACGGCCGCACGCCCGCCGTCGAGGTCGTCATCGACTCCACGCAGGCGAGCTACACCGCGCTCACCGACCTCAGCGGCGTCGTCGCGGTCATCCCGCAGACCGCGAAGTGCGTCAGCGCGCAGGACCTCGGCGACGCGCCGCCTCCGGGGAGCTGA
- a CDS encoding glycosyltransferase family 2 protein: protein MLLGRSVARPRLRPDARPGPLVRLGDRACGGPGASRPARLGSTVSGRGPSTARPTISVVIPVRDDAGHLRACLQALAGQTVAPDEVVVVDNASSDDSAEFARLAGARVVHEPVVGIPAAASAGYDAARHEVIARLDADCVPPADWIERLGDVLAARPDVAAVTGAARFLDGPRALRGIAAVSYLGAYFGSVTLALGHPPLFGSNFALRRDAWLEVRDEVHREGTHLHDDIDLSVHLGPEHRIVLDTHLRMQISMRPLTAPSTLPLRMSRGMASLTVHWPRELPWLRWWRTGRLALHERGARRAVAAGRTGSAEPAGLPVSSPEAARRRGPAR, encoded by the coding sequence ATGCTCCTAGGACGATCCGTCGCCCGGCCCCGCCTCCGTCCCGACGCCCGACCCGGTCCGCTCGTGCGGCTCGGCGACCGGGCCTGCGGCGGCCCAGGGGCGTCGCGTCCGGCACGGCTCGGGAGCACCGTGTCGGGGCGCGGCCCGTCGACCGCCCGCCCCACGATCTCGGTCGTCATCCCCGTGCGCGACGACGCGGGGCACCTGCGCGCGTGCCTCCAGGCCCTCGCGGGGCAGACCGTGGCGCCCGACGAGGTCGTGGTGGTCGACAACGCATCCAGCGACGACAGCGCCGAGTTCGCGCGCCTCGCGGGTGCGCGCGTCGTGCACGAGCCCGTCGTGGGGATCCCGGCGGCCGCGTCCGCCGGCTACGACGCCGCGCGCCACGAGGTCATCGCCCGCCTCGACGCCGACTGCGTGCCGCCCGCCGATTGGATCGAGCGCCTCGGCGACGTGCTCGCCGCACGTCCCGACGTCGCCGCCGTCACGGGTGCGGCGCGCTTCCTCGACGGCCCCCGCGCGCTCCGCGGCATCGCGGCCGTCTCCTACCTCGGCGCCTACTTCGGGTCGGTGACGCTCGCGCTCGGGCACCCGCCGCTGTTCGGATCCAACTTCGCGCTCCGCCGGGACGCCTGGCTCGAGGTCCGCGACGAGGTGCACCGCGAGGGCACTCACCTGCACGACGACATCGACCTGTCGGTGCACCTGGGGCCCGAGCACCGCATCGTGCTCGACACGCACCTGCGGATGCAGATCAGCATGCGGCCCCTCACCGCGCCGTCGACCCTGCCGCTGCGGATGAGCCGGGGCATGGCGTCGCTGACCGTGCACTGGCCGCGCGAGCTGCCGTGGCTGCGCTGGTGGCGCACCGGTCGGCTGGCGCTGCACGAGCGCGGTGCGCGGCGCGCGGTCGCGGCCGGGCGGACGGGATCCGCGGAGCCCGCGGGCCTTCCCGTCAGCTCCCCGGAGGCGGCGCGTCGCCGAGGTCCTGCGCGCTGA